One window of the Planktothrix sp. FACHB-1365 genome contains the following:
- a CDS encoding lipid kinase, producing the protein MANFPQPAHPKTALLLINPHARKTQKNLSQVVYQLQALDFDIIQESPEHPQEFTSTIQRYKDQVDFVIVGGGDGTLNAAVDGLVETGLPLAIVPLGTANDLARTLGIPASVTEACQIIACGHQQKIDLGWVNGKHFFNVASLGLSVKITRKLTKKSKKHWGALAYVWAAIQATLTARPFRALIEVDSQIQRVKTLQIAVGNGKYYGGGMSIVHDATIDDQRLDLYSLEIKHWWQIPWVWLTLRTGRHREELGVRTLSGSDFQIYTSKPYPINTDGEITTWTPAHFRVIPQALTVLVPQPK; encoded by the coding sequence ATGGCAAATTTTCCCCAACCTGCCCATCCGAAAACGGCTTTACTTTTGATCAATCCCCATGCGCGCAAAACCCAAAAGAATTTATCGCAAGTGGTTTATCAACTTCAAGCCTTGGATTTTGATATTATTCAAGAGTCCCCTGAACATCCGCAAGAGTTTACCTCAACCATTCAACGATATAAAGATCAAGTGGATTTTGTGATAGTCGGGGGGGGAGATGGAACCCTGAATGCGGCGGTGGATGGGTTGGTAGAAACGGGTTTACCCCTAGCAATAGTCCCTTTAGGTACGGCCAATGACTTAGCCCGTACCCTAGGAATTCCCGCCTCTGTGACCGAAGCCTGTCAAATCATTGCCTGTGGACATCAACAAAAGATTGATTTAGGCTGGGTGAATGGTAAACACTTCTTTAATGTGGCCAGTTTAGGATTGAGTGTGAAGATTACTCGTAAACTGACCAAAAAATCTAAAAAGCACTGGGGAGCCTTAGCCTATGTATGGGCTGCAATTCAAGCTACGCTAACGGCTCGACCTTTTCGTGCTTTAATTGAAGTAGATAGTCAAATACAACGGGTCAAAACTTTACAAATTGCCGTTGGGAATGGCAAATATTATGGAGGTGGAATGTCCATTGTCCATGATGCCACGATTGATGATCAACGTTTAGACCTTTACAGTTTAGAAATCAAACATTGGTGGCAAATTCCTTGGGTGTGGTTAACCCTGAGAACCGGAAGACATCGGGAAGAATTAGGGGTCAGAACCTTGTCTGGTTCAGACTTTCAAATTTATACCAGTAAACCCTACCCAATTAACACCGATGGGGAAATTACCACCTGGACGCCCGCTCATTTTCGAGTCATCCCCCAAGCTTTAACCGTTTTGGTTCCCCAACCGAAGTAA
- a CDS encoding tetratricopeptide repeat protein → MDTNLPIAYLLLLVVLLSGAIVFLIRQILKTRRTEITLFDLQTKLAKEPGTAQEYYQLGSIYNDKKLYSQAVTQLQKALKVGEEEDPQNLAMIYNALGYAHLAKEQYDIAIRQYKEALKLNPIYPTACNNLGYAYEKKKLTSQALETYEQTLKIDPNNQTAKRRAESLRKRVGIPTEVA, encoded by the coding sequence ATGGATACTAATCTTCCCATTGCCTATTTATTACTTTTAGTGGTGTTACTTTCCGGCGCTATTGTTTTCCTGATTCGTCAAATTCTGAAAACTCGTCGTACAGAAATCACCCTGTTTGATCTGCAAACTAAATTAGCAAAAGAACCGGGAACTGCACAAGAATACTATCAATTAGGAAGTATTTATAACGATAAAAAACTCTATTCCCAAGCCGTAACCCAATTACAAAAAGCCTTAAAAGTTGGGGAAGAGGAAGATCCCCAAAATTTAGCCATGATTTATAATGCTTTAGGATATGCTCATCTAGCTAAAGAACAATATGATATTGCCATTCGCCAATATAAAGAAGCCTTAAAATTAAATCCCATTTATCCCACTGCTTGTAATAATTTGGGTTATGCTTATGAGAAGAAAAAGCTAACCAGCCAAGCTTTAGAAACTTATGAGCAAACCCTAAAAATTGATCCCAATAATCAAACCGCAAAACGTCGGGCTGAATCTCTACGCAAACGGGTTGGTATTCCCACAGAAGTCGCTTAA
- the rplT gene encoding 50S ribosomal protein L20, whose translation MTRVKRGNVARKRRQKILKLAKGFRGCQSTNFRTANQRVMQALKNAYRDRRNRKRDFRRLWITRINAAARINGISYSQLVGNMKKANILINRKMLAQLAVLDPETFGKVVDLAKSGAK comes from the coding sequence ATGACCCGAGTTAAACGCGGTAATGTTGCTCGCAAACGCCGCCAAAAAATACTGAAACTTGCCAAAGGATTCCGGGGGTGTCAGTCTACCAACTTCCGCACCGCGAATCAGAGAGTTATGCAGGCGTTGAAAAATGCCTATCGAGATCGTCGGAACCGCAAACGGGACTTTAGACGGTTGTGGATTACTCGGATTAATGCAGCGGCTCGAATTAACGGCATCAGCTATAGTCAGTTAGTTGGCAATATGAAAAAAGCCAATATCTTAATCAATCGTAAAATGTTAGCCCAACTGGCTGTTTTAGATCCTGAAACCTTTGGGAAAGTGGTTGATCTCGCCAAAAGTGGAGCAAAGTAG
- the rpmI gene encoding 50S ribosomal protein L35, with amino-acid sequence MPKLKTRKSAARRFRVTGSGKIVRRRAYKSHLLQHKSPARKRHLSNMALVSETQEDNVRLMLPYL; translated from the coding sequence ATGCCCAAACTCAAAACTCGTAAATCCGCAGCCAGACGTTTTAGAGTCACCGGCAGTGGAAAAATTGTACGTCGTCGGGCTTATAAAAGCCATTTATTACAACATAAAAGCCCTGCTCGCAAACGCCATCTGTCTAATATGGCCTTAGTGAGTGAGACTCAAGAAGACAACGTGCGTTTGATGCTGCCCTATTTGTAA
- the queF gene encoding preQ(1) synthase — MSHSYTETPESPATSPEALKYGEREIAQGQLITFPNPRMGRRYEVQITLPEFTCKCPFSGYPDFATIYLTYVPNERVVELKSIKLYINSYRDRYISHEESINQILDDFVTAADPLEVRIKGDFNPRGNVHTVVEVQHLRVNPES; from the coding sequence ATGAGCCACTCTTACACTGAAACTCCAGAATCTCCCGCTACCAGTCCAGAAGCATTAAAGTATGGTGAACGGGAAATTGCCCAAGGACAATTGATTACCTTCCCGAATCCCAGAATGGGCCGTCGCTATGAGGTTCAAATTACCTTACCCGAATTTACCTGCAAATGTCCCTTTTCCGGTTATCCCGATTTTGCCACAATTTATTTAACCTACGTTCCTAACGAACGAGTTGTGGAATTAAAATCTATTAAACTCTATATCAATAGTTACCGCGATCGCTATATTTCCCACGAAGAATCGATTAATCAAATTTTAGATGACTTTGTAACTGCTGCTGACCCCCTAGAAGTCAGAATTAAAGGAGATTTTAACCCGCGCGGTAATGTTCATACCGTTGTTGAAGTCCAGCATCTGAGAGTCAACCCAGAATCCTAG
- a CDS encoding COR domain-containing protein codes for MTEEELRQLIEQAARENWTKLYLSGNELTALSPEIGQLTNLQSLDLGGNQLSSLPGEIGQLTNLQSLYLHNNQLSSLPGEIGQLTNLQTLYLHNNQLSSLPGEIGQLTNLQTLYLYNNRLSTLAGEIGQLTNLQTLSLYNNQLSSLPGEIGQLTNLKILNLYKNQLSSLPVEIGQLTNLQTLNLSGNQLSSLPGEIGQLTNLQTLNLSGNQLSSLPGEIVQLTHLKKLDLRGNPVPIPPEILGSKNLSEHPGNVNEILNFYFQVQNPQETEPLYEAKFLIIGEGGAGKTSLAKKIENEDYELQTDENSTEGIDVIQWQFINSEGQKVRVNIWDFGGQEIYHHTHQFFLTERSLYGVVADTREENTDFFYWLKVVELLSDNSPVLIIKNEKQERQCQINERHLRSEFTNLKEILSTNLATDRGLLEIKQAIQYQISQLPHIGTPLPKVWVRIRSDLENDSRNYISEEEYYRLCQINGLKNREEMQQISHYLHDIGVFLHFQNDSLLKKTVILKPEWGTKAVYKVLDNQTVQKNLGCFTQADLADIWEDIQYAEMRDELLQLMMRFKLCYEIPGRPQTYIAPQLLSANQPEYDWTNQQNLILRYEYEFMPKGILTRFIVEMHRLIEEQKQVWKNGVILNNNNRARAEVIECYRYHKGEIKIRVSGFQKKELLSIINNKFDEIHQSFERLQYKTLIPCNCSQCQDNPDPENYPLDRLYKYLQDNRPTIECGSSYDRVNIRGLIDDVIEPIYNRDDPFPPSSNKRQQNININIGQENPTMSNTYQKHSGSGDNVGRDKVTHNIYNNQEIQQTSQEINVLLSTISQNYEPNTPAGQMMIGAKAIEIVDQDPTLKKRVIGALKSAGEEALEQMIEHPAAKVFIAGAKGFIDPEK; via the coding sequence AATCCCTCTACCTGCATAACAATCAACTCAGCAGTCTGCCTGGGGAAATCGGTCAACTCACGAATCTGCAAACCCTCTACCTGCATAACAATCAACTCAGCAGTCTGCCTGGGGAAATCGGTCAACTCACGAATCTGCAAACCCTCTACCTGTATAACAATCGACTCAGCACTCTGGCTGGGGAAATCGGTCAACTCACGAATCTGCAAACCCTCTCCCTGTATAACAATCAACTCAGCAGTCTGCCTGGGGAAATCGGTCAACTCACGAATCTGAAAATCCTCAACCTGTATAAGAATCAACTTAGCAGTCTGCCTGTAGAAATCGGTCAACTCACGAATCTGCAAACCCTCAACCTGAGTGGCAATCAACTCAGCAGTCTGCCTGGGGAAATCGGTCAACTCACGAATCTGCAAACCCTCAACCTGAGTGGCAATCAACTTAGCAGTCTGCCTGGGGAAATCGTTCAACTCACCCATCTTAAAAAGTTGGATTTGCGAGGAAATCCAGTCCCCATTCCCCCTGAAATTTTAGGCTCCAAAAATCTATCGGAACATCCGGGTAATGTGAACGAGATTCTAAATTTCTATTTTCAAGTTCAAAATCCCCAGGAAACTGAACCCCTTTATGAAGCAAAATTCTTGATTATTGGTGAAGGGGGAGCAGGTAAAACCTCCCTCGCCAAAAAAATAGAAAATGAAGACTATGAACTGCAAACCGATGAGAACTCTACCGAAGGCATTGATGTGATTCAGTGGCAGTTTATCAACTCAGAGGGACAGAAAGTTCGAGTCAATATTTGGGATTTTGGCGGACAAGAAATTTACCACCATACCCACCAGTTTTTCTTAACTGAGCGCTCTCTGTATGGAGTAGTGGCGGATACACGGGAGGAAAATACCGACTTTTTCTATTGGCTGAAAGTTGTTGAACTTTTGAGTGATAATAGTCCAGTCCTGATTATTAAAAATGAAAAACAAGAGCGTCAGTGCCAAATTAACGAGAGACATTTGCGTTCAGAATTTACCAATTTAAAGGAAATTCTCTCAACAAATTTAGCGACCGATCGCGGCTTATTAGAGATTAAACAAGCCATTCAATACCAAATTAGTCAACTTCCCCATATTGGCACTCCCCTACCTAAAGTTTGGGTAAGAATTCGTTCTGATTTAGAAAACGATTCCCGCAACTATATTAGTGAGGAAGAATATTATCGCCTGTGTCAAATTAATGGCTTAAAAAATCGCGAAGAAATGCAACAAATCAGCCATTATCTTCATGACATTGGAGTATTTCTGCACTTCCAAAATGATTCCCTATTAAAAAAGACGGTAATTCTTAAACCGGAATGGGGAACAAAGGCAGTTTATAAAGTTTTAGATAATCAAACGGTTCAAAAAAATTTAGGCTGTTTTACCCAAGCCGATCTCGCGGATATTTGGGAAGATATTCAATATGCTGAAATGAGGGATGAACTATTACAGTTAATGATGCGGTTTAAACTCTGTTATGAAATTCCGGGTCGTCCCCAAACCTATATTGCCCCTCAATTGCTTTCTGCAAATCAACCGGAATATGATTGGACTAATCAACAAAATCTCATCCTGCGCTATGAATATGAATTTATGCCAAAAGGGATTCTCACCCGCTTTATTGTGGAAATGCACCGCTTAATTGAGGAACAAAAACAGGTTTGGAAAAATGGTGTGATTCTCAATAATAATAATCGAGCTAGGGCGGAAGTGATTGAATGTTACCGCTATCATAAAGGGGAAATTAAAATTCGGGTTTCTGGGTTCCAGAAAAAAGAGCTTCTTTCTATCATTAATAATAAGTTCGATGAGATTCATCAATCCTTTGAACGCTTGCAATATAAAACTTTAATTCCCTGTAATTGTTCTCAATGTCAGGACAACCCCGATCCCGAAAACTACCCCTTGGATCGCCTTTATAAATATCTTCAAGATAACCGACCCACAATTGAGTGCGGCAGCAGCTATGACAGGGTAAATATTCGAGGTTTGATTGATGATGTGATAGAACCTATATATAATAGAGATGATCCCTTTCCCCCGTCGTCCAATAAGCGACAACAAAACATTAACATTAATATTGGTCAGGAGAATCCAACCATGTCTAATACTTATCAAAAGCATTCTGGTTCTGGCGATAACGTCGGACGGGATAAGGTGACGCACAACATCTATAATAATCAGGAGATTCAGCAAACTAGCCAAGAAATTAACGTTTTGCTGAGTACCATTTCCCAAAATTATGAACCGAATACACCAGCCGGACAAATGATGATTGGTGCGAAAGCCATTGAGATCGTTGACCAAGATCCGACACTCAAAAAAAGGGTAATTGGTGCTTTAAAAAGTGCAGGAGAAGAAGCACTAGAACAAATGATTGAACATCCCGCCGCTAAAGTGTTTATAGCAGGTGCAAAAGGCTTTATAGACCCAGAAAAATAA